One window of the Salvelinus fontinalis isolate EN_2023a chromosome 2, ASM2944872v1, whole genome shotgun sequence genome contains the following:
- the polr2j gene encoding DNA-directed RNA polymerase II subunit RPB11-a, producing the protein MNAPPAFESFLLFEGEKKITIIKDTKVPNACLFTLNKEDHTLGNIIRQQLLKDPQVLFAGYKVPHPLEHKIVIRVQTTPDYSPQEAFTNAITDLISELSLLEERFRVAIKDKQEGIE; encoded by the exons ATGAACGCGCCACCGGCATTCGAgtcatttctgttgtttgaagGGGAAAAGAA aatCACAATCATCAAGGACACAAAAGTCCCTAACGCCTGCCTCTTCACGTTGAACAAAGAGGATCACACGCTTGGTAACATCATCAGACA ACAACTTCTGAAAGACCCCCAAGTGCTATTTGCTGGCTACAAGGTCCCTCATCCTCTGGAGCACAAGATTGTGATCCGTGTtcagaccacaccagactacaGTCCTCAGGAGGCTTTCACTAATGCCATCACTGACCTCATCAGTGAGCTGTCCTTGTTGGAGGAGAGATTCAGG GTTGCAATTAAAGACAAGCAAGAAGGAATTGAATGA
- the LOC129818548 gene encoding E3 ubiquitin-protein ligase CBL-like, with protein sequence MAGNPRRGAGLIGLMKDAFQPNHQPLQPPQPAVVDKKMVEKCWKLMDKVVRLCQNPKVALKNSPPYILDLLPDTYQHLRTILSRYEGKMEILGENEYFRVVMENLTNKIKQTMSLFKEAKERMYEENSQPRRNLTKLSLIFSHMLAELKAIFPNGLFQGDNFRITKADAAEFWRRSFGDKTIVPWRTFRQSLHEFHPISSGLEAMALKSTIDLTCNDYISVFEFDIFTRLFQPWSSLLRNWNSLAVTHSGYMAFLTYDEVKARLQRFIHKPGSYIFRLSCTRLGQWAIGYVTADGNILQTIPHNKPLFQALIDGYREGFYLFPDGRTQNPDLTGLCEPSPQDHIKVTQEQYELYCEMGSTFQLCKICAENDKDVKIEPCSHLMCTSCLTAWQESEGQGCPFCRCEIKGTEPIVVDPFRPKNNGSGASFASFQGPYGAEGGGSLSVSPSNDEDDDERLEDPHLNMSRLACTKVERPPSPVTPLPPVPPRLDLVPQRPPSSPGALGQGATPKITALHRDKPLPLPPALRELPPPPPPQRPSPLAPTEGRLQRRPLPCTPPEPNWASNYMVPRPVAKALPHTNGPSDSDCIPRAKPLAATNAIYSLAIRTPQRAATGEKSSGSDEENEYMSPTSLPSGGPSWAMAGAVVPPPPQTTNHDSRTVMCDVDCEDPQVYESMCNIKAQASAAEPLPSLPQQPPESDYLIPPPAVPLHLAVEEIEAKDVCDYDYPRPQAPPTPARRTLSDVTGTSAAFRCLSMDSLSTMDPSMFAPGQDPERPPKPLPRRVNSDRQPRPLTPEALPAAANPSAGSRGASGGPSPIPGAELPINGEIERLMSQGYSFQDIQKALMIAQNNLETAKNILREFVSIPSTAHILT encoded by the exons ATGGCAGGAAATCCGAGGAGGGGCGCGGGTCTCATCGGCTTGATGAAGGACGCATTTCAGCCCAATCACCAGCCTCTCCAGCCTCCCCAACCTGCGGTGGTAGACAAGAAAATGGTGGAGAAATGCTGGAAACTTATGGATAAG GTGGTACGTCTCTGCCAGAACCCTAAGGTGGCACTGAAGAACAGCCCCCCCTACATCCTGGACCTGCTGCCAGACACCTACCAGCACCTCCGCACCATCCTCTCCCGCTACGAGGGCAAGATGGAGATTCTCGGGGAGAACGAGTACTTCCGGGTGGTGATGGAGAACCTGACCAATAAGATCAAGCAGACCATGAGCTTGTTCAAGGAGGCAAAGGAGCGCATGTACGAGGAGAACTCTCAGCCCAG GCGAAACCTGACCAAGCTGTCGCTGATATTCAGCCACATGCTGGCTGAGCTAAAAGCCATCTTTCCCAATGGTCTGTTCCAAGGAGACAACTTCCGCATCACCAAAGCTGACGCCGCTGAGTTCTGGAGAAGGTCTTTTGGTGATAA GACCATTGTTCCATGGAGGACGTTCCGCCAGTCTCTTCATGAGTTCCACCCCATCAGCTCAGGCCTGGAAGCCATGGCTCTCAAGTCTACCATCGACCTCACCTGCAACGACTACATCTCCGTCTTCGAGTTTGACATCTTCACCAGGCTCTTCCAG CCGTGGTCATCTCTCCTGAGAAACTGGAACAGTCTGGCTGTCACACACTCTGGGTACATGGCCTTCCTCACCTACGACGAGGTCAAGGCCCGGCTTCAGAGGTTCATCCACAAGCCTGGCAg TTATATCTTTAGACTGAGCTGCACTCGGCTGGGCCAGTGGGCCATTGGCTACGTCACTGCAGATGGGAACATTCTGCAGACCATCCCCCACAACAAACCCCTCTTCCAGGCCCTCATTGACGGATACAGGGAGGGATT CTACCTGTTCCCAGACGGCCGGACCCAGAACCCAGACCTCACAGGGCTGTGTGAGCCCTCCCCACAGGACCACATCAAAGTCACACAG GAGCAGTACGAGCTCTACTGTGAGATGGGCTCCACATTCCAGCTGTGTAAGATATGTGCCGAGAATGACAAGGACGTGAAGATCGAGCCCTGTAGCCACCTCATGTGCACCTCCTGTCTCACTGCCTGGCAG GAGTCGGAGGGACAGGGCTGTCCGTTCTGCCGCTGTGAGATTAAAGGCACGGAGCCCATCGTGGTGGACCCCTTCCGCCCCAAGAACAACGGCAGCGGGGCTTCCTTCGCCAGCTTCCAGGGGCCCTACGGGGCGGAGGGAGGGGGCTCCCTGTCAGTCTCCCCGAGCAACGACGAGGACGATGACGAGCGCCTGGAGGACCCCCACCTCAACATGAGCAGGCTGGCCTGCACCAAG GTAGAGCGCCCACCCTCCCCTGTGACGCCACTGCCCCCCGTGCCCCCCCGGCTGGACCTGGTGCCGCAGAGGCCCCCCAGCTCCCCAGGGGCCCTGGGCCAAGGAGCCACACCCAAG ATTACAGCCCTCCACAGAGACAAACCTTTGCCTCTCCCTCCTGCCCTGCGAGAGttacccccacctcccccaccccAGCGTCCCTCTCCCCTTGCACCCACAGAGGGCCGGCTCCAGAGGAGACCCCTGCCATGCACCCCTCCGGAGCCCAACTGGGCCTCTAACTACATGGTTCCCCGGCCTGTTGCCAAGGCCCTGCCACATACCAACGGGCCCAGTGACAGTGACTGCATCCCCAGAGCAAAGCCGCTGGCAGCGACCAACGCTATCTACTCCTTGGCAATCAG gACACCTCAACGGGCGGCTACTGGTGAGAAGTCTTCTGGGAGTGACGAGGAGAACGAGTACATGagccccacctctctcccttcagGAGGACCCTCCTGGGCCATGGCGGGGGCTGTCGTGCCACCACCGCCCCAAACCACTAACCACGACTCACG aactgtgatgtgtgatgtggaCTGTGAGGACCCTCAGGTGTATGAGTCCATGTGTAACATCAAGGCCCAGGCTAGTGCTGCTGAGCCTCTGCCCTCCCTGCCACAGCAGCCCCCAGAGTCCG ACTACCTCATTCCACCCCCTGCGGTTCCCCTGCACCTCGCAGTAGAGGAGATTGAGGCAAAGGATGTGTGTGATTATGACTACCCCCGACCCCAGGCTCCCCCGACCCCCGCCAGGCGCACCCTCTCTGATGTCACCGGCACCTCGGCCGCCTTCAGGTGCCTCTCCATGGACAGCCTGTCTACCATGGATCCCT cTATGTTTGCACCAGGTCAGGACCCCGAGCGCCCCCCTAAGCCCCTCCCCCGCCGGGTCAACTCAGACCGGCAGCCCCGCCCCCTCACCCCAGAGGCCCTGCCCGCTGCTGCCAATCCATCAGCGGGCTCCAGAGGAGCATCCGGAGGGCCCTCTCCAATTCCTGGTGCGGAACTACCCATCAACGGGGAGATAGAGCGTCTGATGAGCCAGGGCTATTCGTTCCAGGACATCCAGAAGGCCCTGATGATCGCCCAGAACAACCTGGAGACGGCCAAGAACATCCTGCGCGAGTTTGTTTCCATCCCTTCCACGGCCCACATCCTCACGTAG